From Thermogladius calderae 1633, a single genomic window includes:
- a CDS encoding Snf7 family protein: MLSLSMSSAVARGGLLSRIIWALKPKDPTTKNLYDAIVILERMINSLESSKRSLKAVVDEHAKRSKMAAQDGKTEFQAIFDEEIKHISSLMAIFEKVTYDLLRVRYRLETLTLVEEPMKMLPEVIRELQDLRPEVERIAPELTTMLNEVERKVSSIIAVSNLGTSTLTLPLPKKQVQEVQADAKTAAPAQLPPLPPTETPLPSRQGRVEKRDVAVEAPVPTNVVAQWVLDELRGSGGILDLSSFTSKFRVSKEKVFEALRYLEEKGIIKVKRY; the protein is encoded by the coding sequence GTGTTAAGCTTGTCCATGTCTAGTGCTGTGGCCCGGGGAGGCTTGCTGTCTAGGATAATATGGGCCTTGAAACCCAAAGACCCCACAACCAAAAATCTGTACGACGCCATAGTCATACTAGAGAGGATGATCAACAGCCTGGAGTCCTCGAAGAGGAGCCTTAAAGCTGTCGTAGACGAGCACGCGAAGAGGTCTAAGATGGCAGCCCAGGACGGGAAGACAGAGTTCCAAGCGATTTTCGACGAGGAAATAAAGCATATATCTAGTCTAATGGCCATATTCGAGAAGGTCACCTACGACCTCCTCAGGGTGAGGTATAGGCTTGAGACACTAACACTCGTCGAAGAGCCCATGAAGATGTTGCCAGAGGTCATAAGGGAGTTACAAGACTTAAGGCCCGAAGTAGAGAGGATAGCGCCCGAACTGACGACCATGCTCAACGAGGTCGAAAGGAAGGTCTCCAGTATAATAGCGGTTTCCAACCTGGGAACATCTACGCTAACCTTACCGTTACCTAAGAAGCAAGTTCAGGAGGTGCAAGCGGACGCGAAAACGGCCGCTCCCGCTCAGTTACCGCCTCTCCCACCCACGGAGACGCCTCTCCCAAGTAGGCAAGGTCGCGTAGAAAAAAGAGACGTGGCCGTGGAGGCGCCTGTCCCTACAAACGTTGTTGCTCAGTGGGTGCTCGACGAGTTGAGGGGTAGCGGCGGGATCTTAGACCTGTCCTCCTTTACGTCTAAGTTTAGGGTGAGCAAGGAAAAGGTCTTCGAAGCACTGAGGTACCTAGAGGAGAAGGGGATAATCAAGGTTAAGCGATATTAA
- a CDS encoding CdvA-like protein, producing the protein MEITVDQIDEYLGKPVVDPYGRRLGYVIGFYSDADGKVKSLEVSLGDVEFKQVDIERFRFENGNIVLVPEWEFMAVQLENRILRLKKRIAALEELNARKDLPKHAYDSFKKSLDESLMKVKEDAKNVKEMLRKRIHELEDTILELEKAMTSIKVSYLSGEIPEKAYKAASEQIRRHLESCDMEKESVKQHLDKIEALESQPVDLSIKTTPVPQPQQQPSGQPMPVVVIESG; encoded by the coding sequence ATGGAGATAACAGTGGACCAGATCGACGAGTACCTAGGTAAGCCGGTTGTAGACCCTTATGGTAGAAGGCTTGGTTACGTAATCGGTTTCTACAGTGACGCGGACGGTAAAGTGAAGTCGCTGGAGGTTAGCCTCGGCGATGTGGAGTTCAAGCAGGTAGACATAGAGAGGTTCAGGTTCGAGAACGGAAACATAGTCCTAGTACCTGAGTGGGAGTTCATGGCCGTTCAGCTCGAGAACAGGATTTTGAGGCTTAAGAAAAGGATAGCGGCACTTGAGGAGCTCAACGCTAGGAAGGACTTACCGAAACACGCCTACGACTCTTTCAAGAAGTCCCTTGACGAGAGCCTGATGAAGGTGAAGGAAGACGCCAAGAACGTGAAGGAAATGCTCAGAAAGAGGATACACGAGCTAGAGGACACGATACTCGAGCTAGAGAAGGCCATGACGAGTATCAAGGTGAGCTACCTCTCGGGTGAGATACCTGAGAAAGCCTACAAGGCCGCGAGCGAGCAGATCAGGAGACACCTAGAAAGTTGCGATATGGAGAAGGAGAGCGTCAAGCAACACTTGGACAAGATAGAGGCGTTAGAGAGCCAGCCCGTAGACCTCTCCATTAAGACGACCCCTGTTCCCCAACCCCAGCAACAGCCCTCTGGCCAGCCCATGCCAGTTGTAGTGATCGAGAGCGGCTAG
- the eno gene encoding phosphopyruvate hydratase, translated as MHLVYHSEYDEAFLIKSVRGRWVLDSRGNPTVQVKVVTEGLGVGVGYAPSGASTGTHEALELRDGGKEFHGKGVKRAVENVNKMIAPVIIGMDSRKQYEIDMKMVEIDGTKNKARIGGNAIVATSIAVAKAAAHTMEVPLYQYIGGKQANVLPVPMLNIINGGVHAGNKLDFQEFMIVPAGFTSFSDALRASVEVYHELKNILKNKFGPLAINVGDEGGFAPPLERTRDALDLLIEAIKAAGYSPGDQIALALDVASSRLFKQGKGVYVVEGVELTSDKLLEYYAGLVSDYPIVSIEDPFHEEDFETFARFTSEFGSKILIVGDDLFVTNPERLSRGIATRAANAILVKVNQVGTLSETFTVVDMAKTAGYRTIISHRSGETEDTTISDIAVGVRAGLIKTGAPARGERTAKYNRLLEIEEEVEKPEYPGFTVFPRKP; from the coding sequence GTGCACTTAGTTTACCACTCAGAGTATGACGAGGCGTTCCTAATAAAGAGTGTCAGGGGTAGGTGGGTCCTCGACAGCAGGGGGAACCCAACAGTCCAGGTGAAGGTTGTAACAGAGGGCCTTGGCGTAGGCGTGGGTTACGCGCCCAGCGGCGCGTCCACCGGGACACACGAGGCTCTCGAGCTAAGAGACGGCGGTAAGGAGTTCCACGGTAAAGGCGTTAAGAGAGCGGTCGAGAACGTCAACAAGATGATAGCCCCCGTGATCATAGGGATGGACTCTAGAAAACAGTACGAGATCGACATGAAGATGGTCGAGATCGACGGTACGAAGAACAAAGCGAGAATTGGCGGCAACGCTATAGTCGCTACCAGTATAGCGGTCGCGAAGGCGGCAGCTCACACCATGGAAGTACCCCTCTACCAGTACATTGGTGGTAAGCAGGCGAACGTACTCCCGGTCCCCATGCTCAACATAATAAACGGAGGAGTTCACGCCGGTAACAAACTCGACTTCCAGGAGTTCATGATCGTCCCCGCCGGGTTCACCAGCTTCAGTGACGCTCTTAGAGCGAGCGTTGAGGTATACCACGAGCTTAAGAACATACTGAAGAACAAGTTCGGGCCGTTGGCTATAAACGTGGGAGACGAGGGCGGTTTCGCGCCACCACTAGAGAGGACTAGAGACGCGCTAGACCTCTTAATAGAGGCCATAAAAGCAGCAGGCTACAGCCCAGGCGACCAGATCGCCCTGGCCCTCGACGTGGCGAGCTCTAGGCTGTTCAAGCAGGGCAAGGGCGTTTATGTTGTTGAGGGAGTCGAGCTCACGAGCGATAAGCTGCTAGAGTACTATGCTGGGCTGGTAAGCGACTACCCGATAGTCAGCATCGAGGACCCGTTCCACGAGGAGGATTTCGAGACGTTCGCGAGGTTTACGAGCGAGTTTGGCTCTAAGATCCTAATCGTCGGCGACGACCTGTTCGTGACAAACCCGGAAAGGCTCAGCAGGGGTATTGCTACAAGAGCCGCTAACGCCATATTAGTCAAAGTAAACCAAGTGGGTACACTGAGCGAGACATTCACGGTTGTGGACATGGCGAAGACTGCGGGCTACAGGACTATAATAAGCCACAGGAGTGGAGAGACCGAGGACACGACCATCTCCGATATCGCTGTTGGCGTAAGAGCCGGGCTTATAAAGACGGGAGCGCCAGCCAGAGGTGAAAGGACAGCCAAGTATAACAGGTTACTGGAGATAGAAGAAGAGGTCGAAAAGCCGGAATACCCGGGCTTCACTGTATTTCCGAGGAAGCCCTAG
- a CDS encoding signal peptidase I, which produces MRGLARAVLKALTLVLVVAVFTQLLLYLMNNSQTTVAVVEGSSMYPLMREGDLVFAYRPPPKDIRVGDVVIYRVYNKLIIHRVIDVRVKNGEYYYVTQGDNNPIPDYIYFDVVDGVPVGVSYSRIVGVVLSVEGHTFKIPYLGYLAIWYHELVKY; this is translated from the coding sequence TTGAGAGGTCTAGCCCGAGCTGTTCTTAAAGCCCTGACACTTGTACTGGTAGTCGCCGTCTTCACACAACTACTCCTGTACTTGATGAACAACTCGCAGACTACGGTAGCCGTTGTAGAAGGCTCGAGCATGTACCCTCTTATGAGAGAAGGTGACCTCGTATTCGCCTACCGCCCACCGCCCAAAGACATCAGGGTCGGCGACGTCGTCATCTACAGGGTTTACAACAAGCTGATTATACACAGGGTGATAGATGTCAGAGTAAAGAACGGGGAGTACTACTACGTTACACAGGGCGATAACAATCCTATACCAGACTACATATACTTCGACGTCGTCGACGGGGTCCCTGTAGGAGTGTCCTACAGCAGGATCGTCGGGGTGGTCCTCTCAGTGGAAGGGCACACGTTTAAGATCCCGTACTTGGGTTACCTCGCGATATGGTACCACGAGCTAGTCAAGTACTAG
- a CDS encoding DNA topoisomerase I, with translation MTSFVDLWSLRGRVVIIAEKPKAASKIASAVLPSYRKITVQGVPLYVYKGNGLEVTVASAAGHIFNLSTKLSGYPVFSYEWAPSFEVDRRSLHIKKFYQALIEACRGRDYYINACDYDIEGSVIGFLIIKFLGDPKKALRAKFSSLTPAELRESFKRLTRLDYEMIEAGLARHELDWLWGVNISRALMSAVERAVGKRVILSAGRVQTPTLAYVAQQLTERNLHIPYPIFSLSLVVEKDSARVGASREKGVFETQSEALRVASIIKEKKYVQVEDYVEEKVSVPPPFPFNLGDLQGEAYRIYGFSPYKTQEIAERLYLEALISYPRTNSQKLPPTLNYGMILNQLAENPAYRYLVAQLLSETGGRLKPREGPKEDPAHPAIYPTGVKPPHNLPPDMLKVYDLVVRRFLAVFSRPYEIVRQRVVFSAGVPGETFYSEGQYLVRKGWLLYYYFHTPRETRIPSFRKGELVRVVEVDLKKMSSKPPNRPTKMSILKWMESVEIGTESTRARIIETLFYRGYLKMSSRGVEITDLGLGVIEVIGEFFPELTKVELTREFEKSLEDIRVGKTSRSLVVEKAKQTLSSLIEKFEPRKSGVGKELAIRLGMIAPASKCVICGRQALSGNMCRYHFEAYRRLKEGYQEWSRREGVSFRDYLKRVAESRSTGKWVKEVAEAVLKGSVLVLD, from the coding sequence GTGACGTCGTTCGTAGACCTGTGGTCGCTGAGAGGCAGGGTAGTCATCATAGCCGAGAAGCCTAAAGCGGCCAGCAAGATCGCGTCGGCCGTCCTGCCTAGCTACCGTAAGATAACAGTTCAGGGGGTCCCCCTATACGTGTACAAGGGCAACGGTCTCGAGGTGACGGTCGCAAGCGCGGCGGGGCACATCTTCAACCTATCAACGAAGCTCTCCGGCTACCCTGTTTTCTCATACGAGTGGGCACCTTCATTCGAGGTAGACAGGAGGTCTCTCCACATAAAGAAGTTCTACCAGGCGCTCATAGAGGCTTGTAGGGGTAGGGACTACTACATCAATGCGTGTGACTACGACATCGAGGGCTCGGTCATAGGCTTCCTCATAATAAAGTTCCTGGGGGACCCAAAGAAGGCTCTCAGAGCGAAGTTCTCGTCCTTGACACCCGCGGAGCTAAGAGAGTCGTTTAAGAGGCTGACTAGGCTGGACTACGAGATGATAGAGGCGGGTCTAGCAAGGCACGAACTTGACTGGCTGTGGGGGGTGAACATAAGCAGGGCTCTGATGTCAGCTGTCGAGAGAGCTGTGGGCAAAAGGGTGATACTTAGTGCTGGAAGAGTACAGACACCAACACTAGCATACGTCGCCCAGCAGTTGACCGAGAGAAACCTCCATATACCGTACCCAATCTTCTCGCTCAGCCTAGTAGTCGAGAAAGACAGCGCGAGAGTCGGTGCTTCGAGGGAGAAGGGAGTATTCGAGACCCAGAGTGAAGCCCTCCGGGTAGCCTCTATAATAAAAGAAAAGAAATACGTCCAAGTCGAGGACTACGTAGAGGAAAAGGTCTCGGTACCTCCCCCGTTCCCGTTTAACTTAGGCGACCTACAGGGGGAGGCGTACAGGATATACGGTTTCAGCCCGTACAAAACACAGGAGATCGCCGAGAGGCTGTACTTAGAGGCGTTGATAAGTTATCCCCGTACAAACAGCCAGAAACTCCCGCCTACACTGAACTACGGGATGATACTAAACCAACTGGCCGAGAACCCTGCTTACAGGTACCTAGTAGCCCAGCTCTTATCCGAGACAGGCGGTCGCCTGAAACCGAGAGAGGGCCCTAAAGAAGACCCGGCACACCCTGCAATATACCCGACAGGTGTCAAGCCCCCGCACAACCTACCTCCAGACATGCTCAAAGTTTACGACCTGGTTGTCAGGAGGTTCCTGGCGGTTTTCAGCCGCCCCTACGAGATTGTGAGGCAGCGGGTCGTTTTCTCCGCCGGCGTCCCGGGCGAGACGTTCTATAGCGAGGGACAGTACCTCGTCAGGAAAGGGTGGCTATTGTACTACTACTTCCACACACCCAGGGAGACGAGGATCCCCTCATTCAGGAAAGGGGAGTTGGTGAGAGTTGTCGAAGTCGACTTGAAGAAAATGTCGAGTAAGCCCCCCAATAGGCCTACAAAGATGAGCATTCTCAAGTGGATGGAGTCTGTTGAGATAGGGACCGAGTCTACAAGGGCTAGAATTATCGAGACGCTATTTTACAGGGGTTACTTAAAGATGAGCTCCAGGGGGGTCGAGATAACAGACTTGGGCCTCGGGGTGATCGAAGTCATAGGGGAGTTCTTCCCCGAGCTGACTAAAGTAGAGCTGACAAGGGAGTTCGAGAAGTCCCTTGAGGACATAAGAGTAGGTAAGACTTCTCGCAGCCTTGTGGTCGAGAAGGCCAAACAGACGCTGTCTTCGCTGATCGAGAAATTCGAGCCGAGGAAAAGCGGTGTCGGAAAGGAGCTGGCAATAAGGCTCGGCATGATCGCCCCGGCCAGCAAGTGCGTAATATGCGGTAGGCAGGCGTTGTCCGGCAACATGTGTAGATACCACTTCGAGGCGTATAGGAGGTTAAAGGAAGGCTACCAAGAGTGGTCGAGGAGAGAGGGCGTCTCCTTCCGCGACTACTTGAAGCGGGTGGCGGAGTCTAGGTCTACCGGTAAGTGGGTTAAGGAGGTAGCCGAGGCCGTCCTTAAAGGGAGTGTCCTAGTACTTGACTAG
- a CDS encoding site-2 protease family protein yields the protein MNLFSTAGVRVEGYSTYYSPGLGEVADVILVEPLSEELFNRVYRELVKKGYMAVQLKSEKPVFRIIPFSRKRSRWKIPLLLATVVTVFATGLGLSASFYTVTADVVAWSIAYTIIFIVALAVHEFGHILASRRSGVLIEGPFFIPAPPIQLGFIGTFGAVINMKTIPPDKKSLSQIGISGPLFGFLAGLVIAPFGILLSQPLTVQQAQSMVEAGLASPLAGVPLVFQVLEYFMVPQGYTILVHPLAFISYIVFLVTFLNLIPIGQLDGGYVLRSYLSPSLYDLVGWASIALLMTLGIFYGIYLWIGIIALLFKLLFGRYQHPGSANQYSESHNFIYLALYLVLLALTAPIP from the coding sequence TTGAATCTATTCTCGACAGCTGGAGTCAGAGTAGAAGGCTATAGCACGTACTACTCGCCCGGTCTAGGCGAAGTAGCAGACGTAATCCTTGTAGAACCCTTGAGCGAAGAGCTCTTTAACAGGGTATACCGTGAACTGGTAAAGAAAGGCTACATGGCAGTCCAGTTGAAGTCCGAGAAGCCGGTTTTCAGGATTATACCGTTCAGCAGGAAGCGGTCTAGGTGGAAAATCCCTCTCTTGCTCGCTACCGTAGTCACAGTCTTCGCTACAGGTCTCGGTCTATCGGCGTCCTTCTACACCGTCACGGCTGACGTTGTCGCTTGGAGTATTGCCTACACCATCATATTCATAGTCGCCCTGGCTGTTCACGAGTTCGGCCACATTCTAGCGAGCAGGAGGAGCGGTGTGCTGATCGAGGGGCCGTTCTTCATTCCGGCTCCCCCGATACAACTAGGCTTCATAGGCACTTTTGGGGCCGTCATAAACATGAAGACTATACCACCCGATAAGAAAAGCCTGTCCCAAATAGGGATCTCAGGCCCCCTCTTCGGGTTTTTAGCAGGCCTAGTCATAGCACCATTTGGAATCCTCTTATCGCAACCCTTAACCGTTCAACAAGCACAGTCAATGGTCGAGGCAGGCTTGGCCTCCCCGCTCGCAGGGGTCCCGCTGGTCTTCCAGGTACTCGAGTACTTCATGGTCCCCCAGGGCTACACTATACTCGTCCACCCGCTCGCGTTCATAAGCTACATCGTCTTCTTGGTGACGTTCCTGAACCTCATCCCAATAGGGCAATTAGACGGCGGATACGTTCTCAGGAGCTACTTGTCGCCCTCTCTATACGACCTTGTCGGTTGGGCTAGCATCGCGTTATTGATGACGCTTGGAATCTTCTACGGGATATACCTGTGGATAGGGATCATCGCCCTACTGTTCAAGCTCCTCTTCGGCAGGTACCAGCACCCCGGCTCGGCTAACCAGTATAGCGAGTCTCACAACTTCATCTACCTAGCGCTCTACCTGGTCTTACTCGCTTTAACAGCCCCTATCCCATAA
- a CDS encoding DNA-directed RNA polymerase subunit K: MSTSETEKLYYSKLTRFEVARVVGARALQLAYGAPPLFDISSFPIKDPVAIAIAELIRGLLPMSIKRRGIDGSTELVPVNKLITDDIKRYLESILDSWSQSRRL, translated from the coding sequence ATGTCTACGTCTGAGACGGAGAAGCTCTACTACAGTAAGCTCACGCGGTTTGAAGTGGCACGCGTTGTAGGGGCTAGAGCGCTCCAGCTAGCCTACGGCGCCCCTCCTCTTTTCGACATTTCATCTTTCCCCATAAAAGACCCTGTCGCGATTGCCATAGCTGAGTTAATAAGAGGACTGTTGCCAATGTCTATTAAGAGGAGGGGCATTGATGGAAGCACAGAGCTCGTACCAGTCAACAAGCTTATTACAGACGACATTAAGCGATATCTTGAATCTATTCTCGACAGCTGGAGTCAGAGTAGAAGGCTATAG
- the thsA gene encoding thermosome subunit alpha, with the protein MAMYGIPVLILKEGSQRTVGREALRANIMAARALAEVLKTSLGPRGLDKMLVDSFGDVTVTNDGATIVKEMEVQHPAAKLLVEVAKAQDAEVGDGTTSAVVLAGALLRKAEELLDQNIHPTIIIEGYTKALKEALRILDEIALKVDPSDRETLKKVVTTTIASKYIGGPLVSEKLTNMAIDAALTVAEKKPDGIYEFRVDDVKIEKKKGGNVLDTQLVYGIVLDKEVVHPGMPRRVENAKIALLDAALEVEKPEITAKINITSPELMNAFIEEEARILRDMVEKIASTGANVVITQKGIDEVAQHFLAKKGILAVRRVKRSDLEKLERATGGKIVSSVRDLKPEDLGYAALVEERRVGNDKMVFVEGCKNPKAVTILVRGASDMVLDEIERSLKDALNVLRNVLRVPKIVPGGGATEIAVALKLRDYAAKIGGKEQLAIEAFASALEEIPLILAETAGLDPLETLMKLRQYHSEGKVNAGIDVINGVVREDMSSISVVEPLLVKNSMIKTAAEAAVTILKIDDIIAASPLKKEEKKEKKEEEETSPGKTSF; encoded by the coding sequence ATGGCAATGTATGGTATTCCAGTCTTAATACTGAAGGAGGGCTCGCAGAGGACTGTTGGAAGGGAGGCATTGAGAGCAAACATCATGGCTGCTAGGGCTCTAGCCGAGGTCCTGAAGACTAGCCTGGGCCCGAGAGGACTAGACAAAATGCTCGTGGACAGCTTTGGCGACGTCACCGTCACTAACGACGGCGCGACAATAGTGAAGGAAATGGAGGTTCAGCACCCAGCGGCTAAGCTTTTGGTAGAGGTCGCGAAAGCGCAGGACGCCGAGGTTGGTGACGGGACGACATCGGCGGTCGTCTTGGCAGGCGCACTCCTTAGGAAGGCCGAGGAGTTGCTAGACCAGAACATCCACCCCACAATTATAATTGAGGGATACACCAAGGCCCTCAAGGAGGCCCTCAGAATACTAGACGAGATCGCCCTCAAGGTAGACCCCTCTGATAGAGAGACGCTCAAGAAGGTGGTCACCACCACTATAGCAAGCAAGTACATTGGTGGGCCACTAGTAAGCGAGAAGCTGACGAACATGGCGATAGACGCGGCCTTGACCGTCGCAGAGAAGAAGCCCGACGGGATATACGAGTTCAGGGTCGACGACGTCAAGATAGAGAAGAAGAAGGGCGGGAATGTCCTCGACACCCAGCTGGTGTACGGTATCGTCCTCGACAAGGAGGTCGTACACCCTGGTATGCCTAGGAGAGTGGAGAACGCGAAGATAGCCCTTCTAGACGCAGCTCTCGAGGTGGAGAAGCCCGAGATCACCGCCAAGATAAACATCACTAGCCCCGAGCTCATGAACGCTTTCATCGAGGAGGAGGCCAGGATACTGAGAGACATGGTGGAGAAGATCGCGTCTACCGGTGCTAACGTTGTTATTACTCAGAAGGGTATTGACGAGGTTGCCCAGCACTTCCTTGCTAAGAAGGGTATACTAGCAGTCAGGAGGGTGAAGAGGAGCGACCTCGAGAAGCTCGAGAGAGCTACGGGCGGTAAGATCGTCAGTAGCGTGAGGGACCTGAAGCCCGAAGACCTAGGCTACGCCGCGCTAGTAGAGGAGAGGAGAGTGGGCAACGACAAGATGGTGTTCGTAGAGGGCTGCAAGAACCCGAAGGCGGTCACTATACTGGTAAGAGGAGCCAGCGACATGGTGCTCGACGAGATAGAGAGGAGCTTGAAGGACGCCCTCAACGTCCTGAGGAACGTGTTGAGGGTGCCTAAGATAGTCCCAGGCGGCGGAGCCACAGAGATAGCTGTCGCTCTAAAGCTGAGGGACTACGCCGCCAAGATCGGGGGCAAGGAGCAACTAGCTATAGAGGCTTTTGCCTCGGCCCTCGAGGAGATACCTTTGATACTAGCAGAGACTGCCGGCCTAGACCCGCTGGAGACCCTAATGAAACTGAGACAATACCACAGCGAGGGCAAAGTTAACGCTGGGATTGACGTCATAAATGGCGTCGTGAGAGAGGACATGAGCTCCATCAGCGTCGTTGAGCCGCTACTCGTGAAGAACTCGATGATCAAGACGGCTGCCGAAGCCGCGGTGACAATCCTGAAGATAGACGACATAATTGCCGCCAGCCCGTTGAAGAAAGAAGAGAAGAAGGAGAAGAAAGAAGAGGAAGAGACCTCGCCTGGTAAGACCAGCTTTTAA
- a CDS encoding thioredoxin family protein — translation MSVELTTREELERALSIEEPVIVEYYDPDVEESRFFSEVIKELGRVADPRLLFCRVNVKQHEELADGIGSVPAVRVFYKKSVIFEQKGCFGDLKLDLMVLRRGIRAVFEKIDLRFRI, via the coding sequence TTGAGCGTCGAGCTGACGACCAGAGAGGAGCTCGAGCGGGCGCTATCCATTGAAGAGCCTGTGATTGTCGAGTACTACGACCCCGACGTAGAGGAGAGCAGGTTCTTCTCAGAGGTAATAAAGGAGTTGGGGAGAGTAGCCGACCCTAGGTTGCTTTTCTGCCGTGTGAACGTTAAACAGCACGAGGAGCTCGCCGACGGCATAGGAAGCGTGCCGGCAGTGAGAGTGTTTTACAAGAAGAGCGTCATCTTCGAACAGAAAGGGTGTTTCGGAGACCTCAAGCTCGACTTGATGGTTTTGAGGCGCGGGATTAGAGCCGTGTTCGAGAAGATCGACCTGCGTTTCAGGATCTAG
- a CDS encoding metallophosphoesterase family protein — protein sequence MVLKSYRDVKLSYSEFAETLRRVASKLDYTGSGVRYRIPGVVEIDENSFNELYVLGDVHGDYSSVKLVFETSGILEKLGTGVKLVFLGDYVDRGSYQIETLALLLELKDKYPDDVILLRGNHEPPRWLLPYPHDLPYRVSQYFGPEKSDEAVRLLYKFFDKLPVVAVLPGEAVLLHGGPPYRALYASTLEEAFSVGDPMLDDLDLETVLWSDPVDEETYLVESVRGAGFFYGQKFTDKFLKIAGVKLIIRGHEAVEGYKVNHERRVITVFSAPTPYHLGTTGLLRIVKTSVGFKYELMRLGVISRRVIDKLEFESY from the coding sequence TTGGTTTTAAAGTCGTACAGGGACGTTAAGCTCTCATACAGCGAGTTCGCAGAGACCCTCAGACGGGTAGCCAGTAAACTAGACTACACGGGGAGCGGTGTGAGGTACAGGATCCCCGGAGTCGTAGAAATAGACGAGAACTCCTTCAACGAGCTCTACGTGCTCGGAGACGTACATGGAGACTACTCGAGCGTCAAGCTGGTTTTCGAGACCAGCGGTATTCTGGAGAAACTCGGTACCGGGGTTAAACTGGTCTTCCTCGGGGACTACGTCGATAGAGGGTCTTACCAGATAGAAACACTCGCGTTATTGCTCGAGTTGAAAGACAAGTACCCGGACGACGTTATCCTGTTGCGAGGTAACCATGAACCTCCGAGGTGGCTGCTACCCTACCCTCACGACCTACCTTACAGGGTCTCACAGTACTTCGGGCCCGAGAAGTCGGACGAAGCCGTCCGCCTCCTGTACAAGTTCTTCGATAAGTTACCGGTAGTAGCCGTCCTGCCAGGCGAGGCTGTGCTATTACATGGCGGACCCCCGTACAGGGCGCTCTACGCGAGCACTCTCGAGGAGGCCTTCTCCGTAGGAGACCCAATGTTAGACGACCTGGACTTGGAGACAGTGCTCTGGAGTGACCCGGTAGACGAGGAGACGTATCTAGTGGAGTCTGTGAGAGGGGCTGGCTTCTTCTACGGACAGAAGTTTACCGATAAGTTCCTTAAGATAGCTGGAGTCAAGCTCATAATTCGAGGGCATGAGGCTGTAGAGGGTTACAAGGTCAACCACGAGAGGAGAGTTATAACGGTCTTCAGCGCGCCTACCCCATACCACTTGGGGACCACCGGTTTGCTGAGGATCGTCAAAACAAGTGTCGGGTTTAAGTACGAGCTGATGAGGCTTGGTGTGATATCTAGGAGGGTGATCGACAAACTAGAGTTCGAGTCCTATTAA